The following proteins are encoded in a genomic region of Gossypium hirsutum isolate 1008001.06 chromosome D05, Gossypium_hirsutum_v2.1, whole genome shotgun sequence:
- the LOC107907174 gene encoding profilin-2 — MSWQTYVDEHLMCDIDGTGHHLSAAAIVGHDGSIWAQSSNFPKCQPKEITDIMKDFDEPGHLAPTGLHLGGAKFMVIQGEPGAVIRGKKGSGGVTIKKTAQALVFGIYEEPVTPGQCNMVVERLGDYLAEQGL, encoded by the exons atgtcgtGGCAAACCTACGTTGATGAGCACTTGATGTGTGACATCGATGGCACTGGTCATCACCTTTCTGCCGCTGCTATCGTTGGTCACGATGGCAGTATCTGGGCTCAGAGCTCTAACTTCCCCAAG TGTCAGCCCAAGGAGATCACTGACATCATGAAAGATTTCGACGAACCAGGTCACCTTGCCCCTACAGGCTTGCACCTTGGTGGCGCAAAGTTTATGGTCATTCAGGGTGAGCCTGGTGCTGTCATTCGTGGAAAAAAG GGATCTGGAGGGGTGACTATTAAGAAAACAGCACAAGCACTTGTGTTTGGGATATATGAAGAACCAGTGACTCCGGGGCAATGCAACATGGTTGTGGAGAGGTTGGGCGATTATCTTGCAGAACAGGGCCTGTAG
- the LOC107907173 gene encoding uncharacterized protein, with product MDPCPFVRLIVESLALKLPQATKPAGSGVYPTTTPCFCKLRLKNFPSQTALLPLSSSSGDSPPESSTSAAGFHLDALTLRRLSGKPVTLRIEVYTGRMGHTCGVSSGKLVGRVQVTLDLGVSQATPSVFQNGWMKLGNEPEKPTAKLHLTVKSEPDPRFVFQFGGEPECSPVVFQIQGNIRQPVFSCKFSADRSRSRSLPPDFSNKNRGWMRTFSGEKERQGRERKGWMIMIHDLSGSPVAAASMITPFVPSPGSDRVSRSNPGAWLILRPNGFSVSSWKPWGRLEAWRERGPIDGLGYKFELVTENGPNNGIPIAEATMSIKKGGQFCIDRRVSRDPSALSLRSPVKGFVMGATVEGEGKVSKPVVQVGMQHVTCMADAALFIALSAAIDLSMDACQLFSRKLRKELCHDHEHDSFS from the exons ATGGATCCATGCCCATTTGTTCGTTTAATCGTCGAATCATTGGCTTTGAAACTCCCACAAGCCACCAAACCAGCCGGTTCCGGCGTTTACCCCACGACGACGCCGTGTTTTTGCAAATTGAGACTCAAAAACTTCCCCTCTCAAACAGCTTTGTTGCCTCTCAGCAGCAGCTCCGGTGATTCCCCTCCTGAATCCTCCACTTCGGCCGCCGGTTTCCACCTCGATGCTCTGACTCTCCGGCGTTTATCCGGCAAGCCTGTCACGCTACGTATCGAAGTCTACACTGGGCGGATGGGCCACACGTGCGGCGTCAGCAGTGGGAAGCTGGTGGGTCGGGTTCAGGTCACCCTGGACTTGGGTGTGTCACAAGCCACGCCTTCCGTGTTCCAAAATGGGTGGATGAAACTGGGTAACGAACCGGAAAAGCCAACCGCTAAGCTCCACTTAACGGTCAAGTCTGAACCAGATCCCCGGTTCGTTTTCCAATTCGGCGGTGAACCGGAATGTAGCCCCGTCGTGTTTCAAATTCAAGGCAACATTAGACAACCCGTCTTCAGCTGCAAATTTAGCGCCGATCGTTCAAGATCTCG ATCTCTACCGCCAGATTTTAGCAACAAGAATAGAGGATGGATGAGAACATTTTCAGGTGAAAAGGAAAGGCAAGGAAGGGAGAGGAAGGGGTGGATGATAATGATACATGATCTATCAGGTTCTCCTGTTGCAGCTGCTTCAATGATCACTCCATTTGTACCCTCTCCGGGGTCGGACCGTGTTTCCAGATCGAACCCTGGTGCATGGCTAATTCTCCGCCCAAACGGCTTCTCCGTCAGCAGCTGGAAACCATGGGGTCGTCTAGAGGCATGGCGTGAACGAGGCCCTATTGATGGCTTAGGCTACAAGTTTGAACTTGTCACTGAAAATGGCCCTAACAATGGAATCCCAATTGCTGAAGCTACAATGAGTATCAAAAAGGGTGGCCAATTTTGTATAGATAGGAGAGTATCAAGAGACCCCTCAGCATTGAGTTTAAGGTCACCGGTTAAAGGATTCGTGATGGGTGCCACCGTCGAAGGCGAAGGAAAAGTTAGCAAACCAGTGGTACAAGTTGGGATGCAACATGTGACATGTATGGCTGATGCTGCACTGTTTATCGCACTATCAGCTGCCATTGATCTTAGCATGGATGCTTGCCAACTTTTCTCACGTAAACTCAGGAAGGAGCTTTGCCATGATCATGAACATGATTCTTTCTCTTAA
- the LOC107907172 gene encoding leucine-rich repeat extensin-like protein 4 isoform X1 codes for MGKSWLLLAFILWQIIPNEAAIAVGGGVGIGIGNAGGVGGGGVWIGGGIGSNTPTPSVPSVSKLSSAYTALQAWKSAIADDPMRILETWVGSDVCSYKGVFCADPQGGVASEPFVAGIDLNHANLLGTLVSELSVLTDISILHLNSNRFSGTVPDSFRELSSLQELDLSNNRLSGPFPTVTLYMPNLVYLDLRFNSFSGPVPQDLFNKGLDAIFLNDNQFEGEIPQNLGNSPASVINLANNKFSGNIPSSFGLLSSKLKEILLLNNKLTGCIPEGIGLFSEMQVFDVSHNSLMGHLPDTISCLNDIEVLNLAHNQLSGELPDLVCSLRSLMNLTVAYNFFSGFSQECSKLFIRNGGFDFSLNCIPGRDMQRPQPECSGIPGSGLSCLRIPSAQPLVCGTLLGNLEANLTSSSSP; via the coding sequence ATGGGAAAGAGCTGGCTCCTCCTGGCTTTTATACTTTGGCAGATAATTCCAAATGAAGCGGCCATCGCTGTGGGCGGTGGTGTTGGCATTGGTATCGGTAATGCAGGGGGCGTTGGTGGCGGAGGTGTTTGGATTGGTGGAGGAATCGGCAGCAACACCCCAACTCCTTCAGTCCCTTCAGTGTCAAAGCTGAGCAGTGCTTACACTGCTCTCCAAGCATGGAAGTCTGCAATCGCTGATGACCCAATGCGAATTTTGGAGACTTGGGTTGGCTCAGATGTGTGTTCTTATAAAGGGGTGTTTTGTGCAGATCCCCAAGGTGGTGTGGCTTCTGAACCATTCGTTGCTGGCATAGATCTCAACCATGCAAATCTACTAGGCACTCTAGTTAGTGAACTCTCTGTTCTCACTGATATTTCGATCCTTCACCTTAACAGCAACAGGTTCTCAGGCACAGTTCCCGACAGTTTCAGAGAACTTTCATCACTTCAAGAGTTGGATCTCAGTAACAATCGTTTGTCAGGTCCTTTCCCTACAGTCACTTTATACATGCCAAATCTTGTTTATTTGGACCTTAGGTTCAACAGCTTCTCGGGTCCTGTCCCTCAAGATCTATTCAACAAAGGACTCGACGCAATCTTCCTCAACGACAACCAATTCGAGGGTGAAATCCCTCAAAATCTGGGAAATTCACCAGCTTCTGTGATAAACTTGGCTAACAACAAATTCAGTGGGAACATCCCATCTAGTTTTGGCCTCTTGAGTTCAAAATTGAAGGAGATTTTGCTTCTTAACAACAAGTTAACAGGTTGTATTCCAGAAGGAATTGGGCTTTTCTCAGAGATGCAAGTCTTCGATGTGAGCCACAACTCGCTGATGGGTCATTTGCCAGACACAATATCTTGCCTAAATGACATTGAGGTTCTCAATTTGGCACACAACCAGTTATCTGGTGAGCTACCTGACTTGGTTTGTTCCTTAAGGAGCCTCATGAATTTGACAGTTGCCTACAATTTCTTCTCTGGGTTCAGCCAAGAATGCTCCAAATTATTCATCCGAAATGGCGGTTTTGATTTCTCCCTCAATTGCATCCCTGGTAGAGACATGCAAAGACCACAACCAGAGTGCTCTGGAATCCCAGGAAGTGGGCTGAGTTGTCTGAGAATTCCTTCGGCACAGCCTCTTGTTTGCGGGACATTGCTAGGGAACTTGGAGGCTAATCTAACCTCATCATCATCTCCATGA
- the LOC107907172 gene encoding leucine-rich repeat extensin-like protein 4 isoform X2 has translation MGKSWLLLAFILWQIIPNEAAIAVGGGVGIGIGNAGGVGGGGVWIGGGIGSNTPTPSVPSVSKLSSAYTALQAWKSAIADDPMRILETWVGSDVCSYKGVFCADPQGGVASEPFVAGIDLNHANLLGTLVSELSVLTDISILHLNSNRFSGTVPDSFRELSSLQELDLSNNRLSGPFPTVTLYMPNLVYLDLRFNSFSGPVPQDLFNKGLDAIFLNDNQFEGEIPQNLGNSPASVINLANNKFSGNIPSSFGLLSSKLKEILLLNNKLTGCIPEGIGLFSEMQVFDVSHNSLMGHLPDTISCLNDIEVLNLAHNQLSAKNAPNYSSEMAVLISPSIASLVETCKDHNQSALESQEVG, from the exons ATGGGAAAGAGCTGGCTCCTCCTGGCTTTTATACTTTGGCAGATAATTCCAAATGAAGCGGCCATCGCTGTGGGCGGTGGTGTTGGCATTGGTATCGGTAATGCAGGGGGCGTTGGTGGCGGAGGTGTTTGGATTGGTGGAGGAATCGGCAGCAACACCCCAACTCCTTCAGTCCCTTCAGTGTCAAAGCTGAGCAGTGCTTACACTGCTCTCCAAGCATGGAAGTCTGCAATCGCTGATGACCCAATGCGAATTTTGGAGACTTGGGTTGGCTCAGATGTGTGTTCTTATAAAGGGGTGTTTTGTGCAGATCCCCAAGGTGGTGTGGCTTCTGAACCATTCGTTGCTGGCATAGATCTCAACCATGCAAATCTACTAGGCACTCTAGTTAGTGAACTCTCTGTTCTCACTGATATTTCGATCCTTCACCTTAACAGCAACAGGTTCTCAGGCACAGTTCCCGACAGTTTCAGAGAACTTTCATCACTTCAAGAGTTGGATCTCAGTAACAATCGTTTGTCAGGTCCTTTCCCTACAGTCACTTTATACATGCCAAATCTTGTTTATTTGGACCTTAGGTTCAACAGCTTCTCGGGTCCTGTCCCTCAAGATCTATTCAACAAAGGACTCGACGCAATCTTCCTCAACGACAACCAATTCGAGGGTGAAATCCCTCAAAATCTGGGAAATTCACCAGCTTCTGTGATAAACTTGGCTAACAACAAATTCAGTGGGAACATCCCATCTAGTTTTGGCCTCTTGAGTTCAAAATTGAAGGAGATTTTGCTTCTTAACAACAAGTTAACAGGTTGTATTCCAGAAGGAATTGGGCTTTTCTCAGAGATGCAAGTCTTCGATGTGAGCCACAACTCGCTGATGGGTCATTTGCCAGACACAATATCTTGCCTAAATGACATTGAGGTTCTCAATTTGGCACACAACCAGTTATCTG CCAAGAATGCTCCAAATTATTCATCCGAAATGGCGGTTTTGATTTCTCCCTCAATTGCATCCCTGGTAGAGACATGCAAAGACCACAACCAGAGTGCTCTGGAATCCCAGGAAGTGGGCTGA